Proteins from a single region of Chloroflexota bacterium:
- the tuf gene encoding elongation factor Tu (EF-Tu; promotes GTP-dependent binding of aminoacyl-tRNA to the A-site of ribosomes during protein biosynthesis; when the tRNA anticodon matches the mRNA codon, GTP hydrolysis results; the inactive EF-Tu-GDP leaves the ribosome and release of GDP is promoted by elongation factor Ts; many prokaryotes have two copies of the gene encoding EF-Tu) codes for MAKKVFERKKPHVNVGTIGHIDHGKTTLTAAITKVLSLKGWA; via the coding sequence ATGGCCAAGAAGGTATTTGAGCGGAAGAAGCCCCACGTGAACGTGGGGACCATCGGGCACATTGACCACGGGAAGACGACCCTGACTGCGGCGATCACGAAGGTGCTGTCGCTGAAGGGTTGGGC